The proteins below are encoded in one region of Lytechinus pictus isolate F3 Inbred chromosome 11, Lp3.0, whole genome shotgun sequence:
- the LOC129271192 gene encoding A disintegrin and metalloproteinase with thrombospondin motifs 6-like, with protein MRYNQPCGTIGLAPVGVMCRPDQSCNINEDTGLATAFTIAHEIGHNFGMKHDGDGNACGSRGGIMADQITENSDPYSWSECSAHYITSYIESGKAICLDDVPQLADYWLPTAMPGELVDGNQQCQLQYGQGAKACNTNNICRELACQKPNTRACWRTGTPAAEGTRCQTSLISEGWCYLGDCVEYGTRPQAVDGSWGTWSSWSDCSRTCGGGVSNSERQCNNPEPRNRGQYCTGERSRYRSCNTNDCPENSRDFLSVQCSALNNEVYHGQFYTWEPYVSPNPEPCQLSCVSSGGNHLRRIPKVVDGTRCYSKRHKPDSLDICINGKCHAVGCDKILGSEAREDKCRVCGGDGNSCETVVGTYNGELVAGDYQEILTIPRGSVHISLQEMAISRNYLALKSVNNDYYINAEWMIDWPKSYDVAGSTFVYERPDDAPEMLRALGPTNQELVVMLLVQEENQGIRYSFNRPVTRTNQGDRQMAFTWERREWSQCSVTCAGGVSVSEMQCVRVDDETVVSDTFCDHPKPERRTVSCNTQACPPEWQISAWSECTRTCGNGEKTRTVLCTTKVTQHEDEVVDEALCEEHKPAEIMTCGHRECPPVWITGPWAQCYPSCGPGHKQRHVQCMSSDRRQTYSHIMCNKADMPVYRMPCNLGDCPPPRWIAGDWSECNTRCGMGQQNRPVSCMAQNGLILRDQNCHASERPSRQRQCESPCGTIPAPPESCQDASSVTYCPLVKKFRFCNNEYFRKMCCRTCSS; from the exons GTCTTGCTCCTGTTGGCGTCATGTGTAGACCAGATCAGAGCTGTAATATAAATGAAGATACAGGATTAGCGACAGCATTTACTATAGCACACGAGATAGGTCACAA TTTTGGTATGAAGCATGATGGCGATGGTAATGCCTGTGGATCACGAGGGGGCATCATGGCGGATCAGATTACTGAAAACAGTGACCCATACTCATGGTCTGAATGCAGTGCTCACTACATCACATCATACATAGA GTCAGGTAAAGCGATATGCCTTGACGATGTTCCGCAGCTAGCAGACTATTGGTTACCTACCGCCATGCCAGGTGAACTAGTAGATGGGAACCAACAGTGTCAGCTACAGTACGGCCAGGGTGCCAAGGCTTGTAATACCAAT AATATATGTCGGGAGCTAGCTTGTCAGAAGCCAAACACAAGAGCATGTTGGAGAACAGGAACACCGGCTGCGGAAGGAACGCGATGCCAAACATCTCTTATATCAGAAGGA TGGTGCTATCTAGGAGACTGTGTAGAGTATGGGACCAGACCTCAAGCTGTGGATGGTTCCTGGGGGACCTGGTCCTCATGGTCAGACTGTTCCAGGACTTGTGGTGGGGGTGTCTCAAACTCAGAGAGACAGTGCAATAATCCAGA GCCAAGAAATCGAGGCCAGTACTGCACAGGAGAGAGAAGTAGATATAGATCATGTAATACCAAT GATTGTCCAGAAAACTCGCGAGACTTTCTCTCCGTCCAATGTTCAGCCTTGAACAACGAGGTCTACCATGGTCAGTTCTATACGTGGGAGCCGTACGTGAGTCCAAACCCTGAACCTTGCCAGCTATCGTGCGTTTCCTCCGGGGGAAATCATCTTCGGAGGATACCAAAGGTGGTTGATGGAACGAGATGCTACTCCAAGAGACACAAACCGGATTCTCTAGATATATGCATCAACGGGAAGTGCCAT GCTGTAGGATGTGATAAGATATTAGGCTCTGAAGCCAGGGAAGACAAGTGTCGTGTGTGCGGAGGAGATGGGAATTCATGTGAGACTGTTGTAGGTACATACAATGGGGAGCTGGTTGCAGGAGACTACCAAGAAATCCTTACCATACCTAGAGGCTCCGTTCACATCAGTCTGCAGGAGATGGCCATTTCTAGAAACTATTTAG CGCTGAAATCGGTGAATAATGATTACTACATCAATGCTGAGTGGATGATAGATTGGCCTAAGTCTTATGATGTGGCAGGGTCTACGTTTGTCTATGAGAGACCTGACGATGCACCAGAGATGCTCAGGGCACTGGGACCAACTAATCAAGAActtgttgtcatg TTACTGGTTCAGGAAGAAAATCAGGGAATCAGATATTCTTTCAATCGTCCGGTAACGAGAACAAACCAAGGTGATAGACAGATGGCGTTTACTTGGGAGAGACGAGAATGGTCACAGTGCTCTGTTACATGCGCAGGAG GTGTATCAGTATCTGAGATGCAGTGTGTAAGAGTAGATGATGAGACTGTTGTCAGTGATACATTCTGTGATCATCCTAAACCTGAGAGGAGAACCGTATCATGCAATACACAGGCTTGCCCACCTGA ATGGCAGATATCTGCATGGTCTGAGTGTACGAGGACGTGTGGTAATGGTGAGAAGACCAGGACTGTTCTATGTACCACCAAGGTGACCCAACACGAGGATGAGGTGGTGGATGAGGCGTTATGTGAGGAACATAAACCAGCGGAGATCATGACGTGTGGTCATAGGGAATGTCCACCTGTATGGATCACTGGACCTTGGGCACAG TGTTATCCATCGTGTGGACCGGGTCACAAACAGCGTCATGTCCAGTGCATGAGCAGTGACCGGAGGCAGACCTATTCACATATCATGTGTAACAAAGCAGACATGCCGGTCTACAGAATGCCATGCAACCTAGGGGATTGCCCTCCACCTAGGTGGATCGCTGGTGATTGGAGTGAG TGCAATACTCGGTGTGGTATGGGTCAGCAGAACCGGCCAGTCAGCTGTATGGCTCAGAACGGTCTTATACTCCGAGATCAGAACTGCCATGCTTCAGAGAGACCAAGTAGACAAAGACAGTGTGAGAGTCCTTGTGGTACAATACCTGCACCACCAGAGA GTTGTCAAGATGCCAGCTCTGTCACATACTGCCCTCTTGTCAAGAAATTCAGATTTTGCAACAACGAATACTTCCGCAAAATGTGCTGCAGAACCTGCTCTAGCTGA